In Stenotrophomonas sp. 169, one DNA window encodes the following:
- a CDS encoding pirin family protein yields MTTIIAPRVHDIGGLEVRRAVPTMQARSVGPFVFIDQMGPAVLDPGTGIDVRPHPHIGLATVTFLWSGAIGHRDSLGSDQVIRPGDVNWMTAGRGISHSERTPPPEREHGHPLHGMQTWIALPKGFEEVEPAFHHHAAATLPQQHRNGAWLRVIAGRAYGEESPVKVFADTLNVAIDLQPDAEIDLDTGHRERSLYILDGQAQLDGVDVPAQHLILPADGARGRLRAKTPVKAMLMGGEPLDGHRHLWWNFVSSSKERIEQAKLDWENGRFGTIPGDDQEFIPLPA; encoded by the coding sequence ATGACCACCATCATCGCCCCGCGCGTGCACGACATCGGCGGGCTGGAAGTCCGCCGCGCCGTACCCACCATGCAGGCGCGCAGTGTCGGACCCTTCGTGTTCATCGATCAGATGGGCCCGGCCGTGCTTGATCCCGGCACCGGCATCGACGTGCGCCCGCATCCCCACATCGGACTGGCCACTGTGACCTTCCTCTGGTCCGGTGCCATCGGCCACCGGGACAGCCTAGGCTCGGACCAGGTGATCCGTCCTGGCGATGTGAACTGGATGACCGCCGGCCGCGGCATTTCCCACTCCGAACGCACGCCGCCGCCGGAGCGCGAACACGGCCATCCGCTGCATGGCATGCAGACCTGGATCGCGCTGCCGAAGGGTTTCGAGGAAGTGGAGCCGGCCTTCCACCACCACGCCGCCGCGACGCTGCCCCAGCAACACCGCAATGGCGCGTGGCTTCGGGTGATCGCAGGCCGAGCCTACGGTGAGGAATCGCCGGTGAAGGTATTCGCCGATACCCTCAACGTCGCCATCGATCTGCAGCCGGATGCGGAGATCGATCTGGACACCGGTCACCGCGAGCGATCGCTCTACATCCTTGACGGCCAGGCGCAGTTGGATGGCGTGGACGTGCCTGCGCAGCACCTGATCCTGCCAGCTGACGGGGCGCGCGGACGCCTGCGCGCGAAAACGCCGGTCAAGGCCATGCTGATGGGCGGCGAGCCGCTGGACGGCCACCGCCATCTGTGGTGGAACTTTGTCTCCAGTTCGAAGGAGCGCATCGAGCAGGCCAAGCTCGATTGGGAAAACGGGCGCTTCGGCACCATTCCGGGCGACGATCAGGAGTTCATTCCCCTGCCCGCCTGA